The Hordeum vulgare subsp. vulgare chromosome 7H, MorexV3_pseudomolecules_assembly, whole genome shotgun sequence DNA window cggcgacggctaaCCCGGATCCGACCATTGTGGCGGCAGCGTCCCCTCCGTCGGGGATGACGGTCCAGGTGGTGGGTCTTTGTGACGCACCGGTGATGGCGGATCTTGGGATCCCGTGACCGGGCTCGTCGCAGGATCCGGTACTGGCTACGAGTCGAGGAGACATAGTTGCCGGTGAAAACCGAGCCGACGGCGGACGATGGCGGCGTTCTGCGCCGTGACCTTGATGAAGGTTTCGTCCTGTAACTATTGTCGATCCACTCGTGTTGCTCCAGGGGAAATCCTAGGATCTGGTTTTCCAGATCGAACGATGACGGCATTACGGTGTCGTTCCTCTCTAGGAAGCattgtttgtggagcagcgctggaagacacaggcaggaggtggagcgtcttcgtcctgcacggagcttcggtggtgatgtcaggtcatgTCTGTCCAACAGATGCTATGCTTTGTCATGCCTGTTCGGCAAGTGCTACACACGACAGATCTTAGAGAGTCTTCGCGTCTGGATGGACGAGCGCAGGGAGGTGGCGCCGTTggacgccgtggtggcgtcgacggatggccggactggcaaggatgatgcagatttctctcctgaagatgggtcagcggTTCGATCATGATGGTGGCTTCTAAAAcatgtgcatgtggtgtacgctttaggtctgctgcaccggctgttagttccgatacgttatgtgaaTGGATTGACAATGACACCGATTTTAGATATGGGGAGTAAGAGCACTCCATGTTATCGCGTTTTGTAGGTGCGAGTGGGGCTTCGGGtggcttgatgtatgttcttgaCAGGCCTTTGTTGAATAAGTAATAaagattttcaaaaaaatatataattattATTGAAATCCCTAAAAAGTTAACAGTAATATTTGACTGACACTGTTGGAGTTTTACTACTAATCTACCTATGTGAAAGAAATAAGACAATTTTAAAAGTGAGCATTTCCATCGTCTCGTTTGTCGTTGTCAGTTTCTATAGCCATCGTTGCAAGACTGCTAGGGTTTTGAGGATGCAGTGAAAGTGACGTGGCCACAACGCATGGGCACATGGGCAACGACATACCTACGATGGCGTGAAGCGCATCTAGTTTGGTTAAAAGCTGGAGATACAAACTCAAGCAAACCTCTGTAGCCTGTTAAAGAAAAAGTCGAACTAACCAATTGCTTGTTGTCAACTCCCTCATCAATGAGTTTTTatgatatttatttattttccaacCTCCCATCAAGTGTTCATGCATATATATAGTCCCCATCAGTCGTGGTTCATGGTGATCACATAACcataaggaaataaaaaaaaagatacCCATCTGGCGTGCCAACATATTTCGTCTCCGAGTGAGCTAGTCATGGTGGATAGTACACAAGACAATTCCCCTCATTTTACTTTGTTAAAGTCATGTTTTTAGGCAATACAAAACACACAGTAGGCCATGTGCACACACTTCTAGAAACATGTTAATTAGATTTGAGAAACGTTAGGAAATGATTAGCTTGAATCAGGCGCTCTAGTGTGAGAAAGCAAAGATGGATCCGTATGCATGAAGAACACTGTgagctcgtcgtagctaaggccaaATCTGTGAATCGCTTCTCTGGTCAGCTGGTTAAAATCGAACAGATCTAAAGTTTGGAGAAAACCATGTGTGAGAATAACTTGGAACCAAATCAGGTGAACTACCAAACAAAGCTTCTGTGGATCCTAATGATGTTCCTTAGCCTCTTTAATTGAACAAAGTAATGACCAggttgatgttaattttgttaCTAGGAATAATTTTAACAACAATATTTATAGGGTTAACTTTGGGAATAATCCTATCCTAATATATTTTTCAAACtcatatggtaattcctacaaaaacaataataaaatACCAACTAAATATTTCATTGCTTCTCAAAAAACTTCCAACACTATAATTAGCGATGGGGGTTagagaactactccctctgttccatatTATTTGTCACTGGGGATGCTGAACTGGGTTTGCCCAGCGACAAATATTACGGTACAAAGGGTGTAGAttatattgctagagttgttgatgATAGGATCGAGTGATCCGGTGAGGTTAGGGTTTACCGGTAGTAGTTGTGCTTTACCTTGTCCTGAGCTTGATGAGCTCCCGCGGGCGTCCATCGTGAGGTGGTGACggcggtggggaaggagagagatgtGACGTAGGTGGAGCTTTTCGTGAGCACCGCGCTAACCCTAAATCAGACGGGTTTGTAGGTAAGGAGTGTGACGGCGGCAAACCTCGTGTTCTGTGCCCCGGCACCCCACCTCTGTTTATATAGCGCGGGTCACAGGAGTCCACCAATcataacgggttgggcgcccTCGATCAGGGTGCATAGATCAGGGTCCGGTGGGCCATTGGGGCCACTCgggaagagatcaacctaacagttGATAGTCTTGTGCATGAGATTGATTTGCTCAAAATTAAATTTTGCAACCTAATAATTGCGGCTTCATGATACTGGACGCTAACGTGGAGTTCTTGGCCACCACAAACATATTTTAGGCATGAACTTATCTTTGTCTACAGAGCGGGCCACGGAATAATTCTACACTTCTGAACCAAATCTTCACTCTACTAGGGCCACTGGCAGAATATTTTTTGTTTCAGTATGGAATACTAGCATTTACTCTGCTTTTTTACTCTGTTCTGCATACACCAATATCTTTTTTTCGAAACGGAGGCATCGCCCCGGCCTCCATACACCAATATCTGAAACagttctttccattgtctaaaaatAATACAGAAAAAAGGACATATCATATCTGAAACATTTCAGGTACGAtcatggaagccatgaaatcttgcTTGGAGGGTCAGAAAAATCAACAGTTTCGTAAGCGAGCTTTCAGCACTGCAAAACTAGGCTTGCAACTTCTATGGTGCTAGAATATATCCACAGGTGTTCTTGGAATGTATTCTGGTCGCAACCTCATGAGCGTTCGATTTTTTCTGCAAGAAATTCAGAATAAGAGGTTTGTTGGGAAATGGTATCAGGTAGTATGTTCCTGTATGTTGATCAGAATCTCTGGACCGAAAGCTTACTTCTCGTTGAAGTTTCTTCTCACTCAATGTTCTAGCGCCACGGTATTCGACGGCGTAGGCTGCAGTTTTGCAGAATGGGCAGCTACGTTGCTAGTTAAGGGCCCAAGGCGATTCAGATGCAAAATTCAGCAAGAAAACAGTCAGATTTTAGGCACAATACATGAATGAACCAACGTAAAGATTCTTCAGTATAAACTGTCAGACGTATGGATCGCAGAACAAGTATCAAATTAAGTCTAGTGATTAAAGATGTTCATGAGATACATAATGGTTGCACACCAGCTAGGGAGCAGAGTAGGATACTGGACAGCTCTGGAAGACTTGGACGGCATCAGCTGCAGGAAGCACTCTGCAGGACAATGAAACAGGGCAGGATAGTTGAGGACGTAACGAAGCGAAATACTGGCACTTCTGAATTTCAGTGCTAACCTGATAAAAACTTTGGACAGAAATAACGGGGTCACCTGTGCAGATCCCTTTGTCGCAGCAGTTTGATCGATTCAAGCTCGGGTAGAACTGCATCGATCGATCGACGGGGGGCAGAAAATCATGAGAACAACAGAGCGGAGTAGACCAACTCTCAGAAGCAGCGAGTGGAAGAATGAATGATAAAAGCGTACGTACGTGGAAGCAGATGGGGCATTCCACGGCGCGGGCGTCCTCGTCGGAGGCATCGAAGCACGGAGCGAGGTCACCGG harbors:
- the LOC123411750 gene encoding E3 ubiquitin-protein ligase GW2-like isoform X1, with protein sequence MRLRRDYKPGSGRMSKPATPPRLPLARIATTMGNAALRGPAVEERLTQPRRLVRQLSDLDSDRLRRLIRSGDLAPCFDASDEDARAVECPICFHFYPSLNRSNCCDKGICTECFLQLMPSKSSRAVHCPFCKTAAYAVEYRGARTLSEKKLQREKKSNAHEVATRIHSKNTCGYILAP
- the LOC123411750 gene encoding E3 ubiquitin-protein ligase GW2-like isoform X3 translates to MRLRRDYKPGSGRMSKPATPPRLPLARIATTMGNAALRGPAVEERLTQPRRLVRQLSDLDSDRLRRLIRSGDLAPCFDASDEDARAVECPICFHFYPSLNRSNCCDKGICTECFLQLMPSKSSRAVQYPTLLPSCNVAAHSAKLQPTPSNTVALEH
- the LOC123411750 gene encoding uncharacterized protein LOC123411750 isoform X2, with the protein product MRLRRDYKPGSGRMSKPATPPRLPLARIATTMGNAALRGPAVEERLTQPRRLVRQLSDLDSDRLRRLIRSGDLAPCFDASDEDARAVECPICFHFYPSLNRSNCCDKGICTGDPVISVQSFYQVSTEIQKCQYFASLRPQLSCPVSLSCRVLPAADAVQVFQSCPVSYSAP